The Suricata suricatta isolate VVHF042 chromosome 4, meerkat_22Aug2017_6uvM2_HiC, whole genome shotgun sequence genome includes a region encoding these proteins:
- the BUB1 gene encoding mitotic checkpoint serine/threonine-protein kinase BUB1 → MDSPENVFQMFEAHMQSYKGDDPLGEWESYMQWVEENFPENKDYLTTLLEHLMKEFLDKKKYHNDPRFINYCLKFAEYNSDLHQFFEFLYNHGIGTLSSPLYVAWARHLEDQGELQHAGAVLRRGLQNQAEPREQLQQHYRLFQARLAETHLPTQARTLEPLHNAQILNQMVTSKSNPGNNGGCISKNQGSEVSGVISSASYKDSKMQQRVIMISKSGYTAQPSLAAKADVEQVVMYCKEKLIRGESEFSFEELRAQKYNQRRKHEQWVNEDKHYMKRKEANAFEEQLLKQKMDELHKKLHQVEETPQESLRALQGSSEVDPPCTGPSACFRQEPRAPCLPAINQQPSKSMGERPREATSAAPPVADAVTAALVSPAISQSTSLPVPLAARPVTDSMFTVAREDDGCVSKRTHEFKPQSGSETKEGSETHKVINTGSFHTTPNTSLGTVQATPSKVQPSPTVHTKEALGFIMNMFQAPTLPDISDDKDEWPSLDQNEDAFEAQFQKNASSSGAWGVNKIISSLSSAFPVFEDGNKENYGLPQPKNKPAGARTFGERSISRFPSKPNEVPHAEEFSDDSTVWGVRCNKTLAPSPKSPGAFTSAAQLASTPFHRPPGDSGPAPEDKENVVAKQCPRVTLDAHEENMMELSKHRKFSPIPEKCPEPAFPTDGSSAPVLRAGQPAAGGVLAREVEQSLEACKLVDAGLAVAEDPSEASAGRPAEWMRTDSLGNVDAPNLTVENPWDDKLILKLLSGLSKPVRSYPNTYEWQCKLPAIKPKTEFQLGSLLVYVDHLLGEGAFAQVYEVTHGDVNDTKNKQKFVLKVQKPANPWEFYIGTQLMERLKPSMRHLFIKFYSAHLFQNGSVLVGDLFSYGTLLNAINLYKSTPEKVMPQALVLSFAIRMLDMVEQVHSCEIIHGDIKPDNFILGNRFLEQDGDAGDVSAGLALIDLGQSIDMKLFPKGTVFTGRCETSGFQCIEMLSNKPWNYQIDYFGVAATVHCMLFGTYMKVRNEGGVWKPEGLFRRLPHLDTWSEFFHIMLNIPDCHHLPSLDLLRQKLKKIFQQHYTNKIKTLRNRLIVLLLEYKRSRK, encoded by the exons AATGTTTGAAGCCCATATGCAGAGCTACAAGGGGGATGACCCACTTGGTGAATGGGAAAG TTACATGCAATGGGTAGAAGAGAATTTTCCTGAGAATAAGGACTACTTGACAACTTTATTAGAACatttaatgaaagaatttttaGATAAGAAGAAATACCACAATGATCCAAGATTCATcaattattgtttaaaattt GCTGAGTACAACAGTGATCTTCATCAGTTTTTTGAGTTTCTGTACAACCATGGGATCGGGACCCTGTCATCGCCTCTGTACGTAGCCTGGGCCAGGCATCTGGAAGACCAGGGAGAGCTGCAGCATGCCGGCGCTGTTCTCCGGAGAGGACTTCAAAACCAGGCCGAGCCAAGAGAGCAGCTGCAACAACATTACAg GTTATTTCAGGCACGCCTCGCTGAAACCCATTTGCCAACTCAAG CTAGAACCTTAGAACCTCTCCATAATGCtcaaattttaaatcaaatggtGACATCAAAATCAAATCCAGGAAACAACGGAGGCTGCATTTCTAAGAATCAG GGCTCAGAAGTTTCTGGTGTCATTTCTTCAGCTTCCTATAAAGACTCGAAAATGCAA CAAAGGGTGATCATGATTTCCAAATCAGGATATACTGCACAACCATCGTTAGCAGCCAAAGCTGATGTTGAGCAGGTCGTTATGTATTGCAAGGAGAAGCTTATTCGTGGAGAATCCGAATTTTCCTTTGAAgagctgagagcccagaaatacaaTCAACGGAGAAAGCATGAACAATGGG taAATGAAGATAAAcattatatgaaaagaaaagaagcaaatgctTTCGAAGAACaactattaaaacagaaaatggatGAACTTCATAAGAAGTTGCATCAGGTGGAGGAGACGCCCCAGGAGAGCCTGCGCGCTCTCCAGGGAAGCTCTGAG GTTGATCCACCATGTACGGGGCCCAGTGCATGCTTCCGGCAGGAACCGAGAGCTCCGTGTCTTCCAGCGATCAACCAGCAGCCCTCAAAGAGCATGGgggagagacccagagaggcaACGTCTGCTGCTCCCCCTGTGGCAGATGCTGTCACTGCCGCTTTGGTGTCCCCGGCCATCAGCCAGAGCACATCTCTTCCTGTTCCTTTGGCAGCCCGGCCGGTGACAGATTCCATGTTTACAGTGGCCAGAGAAGATGACGG ATGTGTGTCTAAAAGAACTCATGAATTCAAACCACAAAGTGGATCAGAGACAAAAGAag GGTCTGAAACACATAAGGTTATTAACACAGGTTCTTTTCACACAACTCCAAACACATCACTGGGAACGGTTCAGGCAACCCCATCCAAGGTGCAGCCGTCACCCACCGTGCACACAAAAGAAGCATTAG gTTTCATCATGAATATGTTTCAGGCTCCTACGCTTCCTGATATTTCTGATGACAAAGATGAATGGCCATCTCTAGATCAAAATGAAGATGCTTTTGAGGCCCAGTTTCAAA AAAATGCAAGTTCTTCCGGGGCTTGGGGAGTCAATAAGATCATCTCTTCTTTGTCGTCTGCTTTTCCTGTGTTCGAggatggaaacaaagaaaattatgg GTTACCACAGCCCAAAAATAAACCTGCGGGAGCCAGGACCTTTGGAGAACGCTCCATAAGCAGATTTCCTTCAAAACCAAAT GAAGTACCTCACGCTGAAGAGTTCTCGGATGACTCCACGGTGTGGGGTGTCCGCTGCAACAAAACCCTGGCGCCCAGCCCTAAGAGCCCGGGGGCCTTTACCTCCGCTGCACAGCTTGCGTCCACTCCCTTCCACAGGCCACCAGGCGATTCGGGGCCCGCTCCGGAAGATAAAG AAAATGTGGTAGCAAAACAGTGCCCCCGTGTGACTCTGGATGCTCATGAAGAAAACATGATGGAACTGTCGAAACACAGAAAGTTCAG TCCCATTCCAGAGAAGTGCCCAGAGCCAGCGTTCCCCACAGATGGATCTTCAGCACCCGTGCTCCGCGCGGGCCAGCCTGCTGCAGGAGGTGTGCTGGCCCGCGAGGTAGAGCAGAGCCTTGAGGCTTGTAAACTCGTAGACGCTGGCCTCGCTGTTGCAGAAGATCCATCAGAGGCCAGTGCTGGGCGCCCAGCGGAATGGATGAGGACTGATTCACTTGGGAATGTTGATGCTCCAA ACTTGACTGTTGAGAATCCGTGGGATGATAAGTTGATTCTCAAACTTTTATCTGGGCTTTCCAAGCCAGTGAGATCCTATCCAAATACTTACGAATGGCAATGTAAACTTCCAGCCATCAAGCCCAAGACGGAGTTCCAACTGG GTTCTTTGCTGGTCTACGTCGATCACCTTCTTGGAGAAGGGGCCTTTGCCCAAGTCTATGAAGTTACCCATGGAGATGTGAACGataccaaaaataaacagaagtttgTTTTAAAG GTCCAGAAGCCTGCCAACCCCTGGGAATTCTACATCGGGACCCAGCTGATGGAGCGACTAAAGCCAAGCATGCGGCACCTGTTCATCAAATTCTACTCTGCCCACTTATTCCAGAATGGCAGCGTGTTGGTGGGCGATCTCTTCAGCTATGGGACGTTGCTG AATGCAATCAACCTCTATAAAAGTACCCCTGAAAAGGTGATGCCTCAAGCTCTAGTCCTCTCTTTTGCGATCAGAATGCTCGACATGGTTGAACAAGTGCACAGCTGTGAAATTATTCATGGAGACATTAAGCCAGACAATTTCATACTCGGAAACAG GTTTTTGGAACAGGATGGTGACGCTGGTGATGTATCTGCAGGCTTGGCATTGATTGACCTGGGTCAGAGTATAGATATGAAGCTTTTTCCTAAAGGAACTGTGTTTACAGGAAGGTGTGAAACGTCTGGTTTTCAGTGTATTGAGATGCTCAGTAACAAGCCATGGAACTACCAG ATTGATTACTTCGGAGTCGCAGCAACAGTGCACTGCATGCTTTTTGGCACTTACATGAAAGTGAGAAACGAAGGAGGAGTTTGGAAGCCTGAAGGTCTTTTCAGGAG GCTTCCCCATCTGGACACATGGAGTGAGTTTTTTCACATTATGTTGAATATACCAGATTGTCATCATCTTCCATCTTTGGATTTGTTGAGGCAAaagctgaagaaaatatttcaacaacACTATACAAATAAGATTAAGACCCTACGTAACAGGCTGATTGTACTGCTCCTAGAATATAAGCGTTCTCGAAAATAA